From Daucus carota subsp. sativus chromosome 6, DH1 v3.0, whole genome shotgun sequence, the proteins below share one genomic window:
- the LOC108227676 gene encoding vacuolar cation/proton exchanger 3, which yields MGSIEENIDLESDEEIPFSSSQATDKLQNFHFETPRSILEPNISSSWASNNLGNSLIRSIYIVLIKAKINVLLPFGPLAILLHYLTGKHGWVFFFTLLGITPLAERLGYATEQLAFFTGPTVGGLLNATFGNATEMIISIYALKHGMIRVVQQSLLGSILSNMLLVLGCAFFTGGIIHYKKVQYFNKAAALVNSGLLLMAVMGLLFPAVLHFTGTEVHFGKSELALSRFSSCIMLVAYASYLFFQLKSQPNLYNAIDDDRECVVEDSEDEEAPEITMWEAIGWLFILTLWVSLLSGYLVDTIQGASDSWNMPVSFISVILLPIVGNAAEHASAIMFAMKDKLDITLGVAIGSSTQISMFVIPFCVVIGWFMGQPMDLNFQLFETATLFITVLVVAFMLQDGTSNYFKGLMLILSYLIVAASFFVHVDKINEDD from the exons ATGGGATCTATAGAAGAGAATATTGACCTCGAATCTGATGAGGAAATTCCATTCAGCTCTTCTCAAGCGACCGATAAAttgcaaaattttcattttgaaacaCCTCGCAGTATATTAGAACCAAATATATCCAGTTCATGGGCCTCAAATAATTTGGGAAACAGCCTCATTCGGAGTATTTATATTGTCTTAATTAAAGCTAAAATCAATGTCTTGCTACCTTTTGGCCCACTAGCTATACTGCTGCACTACCTTACCGGAAAGCAT GGATGGGTCTTCTTTTTCACTTTACTGGGTATTACACCTTTAGCTGAGCGTCTGGGTTATGCAACAGA GCAACTAGCCTTTTTTACAGGACCGACAG TTGGAGGCCTTCTTAATGCTACATTTGGTAACGCAACTGAAATGATAATTTCAATATATGCACTGAAGCATGGGATGATTAGAGTTGTTCAACAATCATTATTGGGGTCCATCTTATCGAATATGCTCTTAGTGCTTGGGTGTGCCTTCTTCACCGGAGGGATCATTCATTACAAAAAagttcaatattttaataaa GCAGCTGCCTTGGTGAACTCAGGTTTGTTGTTGATGGCTGTCATGGGTTTACTCTTCCCCGCCGTGCTTCACTTCACAGGTACAGAGGTGCATTTTGGGAAGTCAGAGCTAGCCCTGTCAAGATTTAGCAGTTGTATAATGTTAGTAGCATATGCAAGCTATCTCTTCTTTCAGCTAAAGAGTCAACCAAATCTCTATAATGCGATCGATGAT GACAGAGAGTGTGTTGTCGAAGATTCCGAGGATGAAGAAGCCCCTGAGATTACTATGTGGGAGGCGATTGGGTGGCTTTTTATTTTGACTTTATGGGTGTCCTTATTGTCTGGGTATCTTGTTGATACCATACAG GGAGCATCTGACTCATGGAATATGCCTGTATCTTTTATTAGTGTCATCCTGCTTCCTATTGTGGGAAATGCTGCAGAACACGCAAGTGCAATCATGTTTGCTATGAAGGACAAACTT GACATAACACTTGGAGTTGCAATCGGGTCATCTACTCAGATTTCAATGTTTGTG ATTCCATTTTGTGTGGTTATTGGTTGGTTTATGGGACAGCCCATGGACTTGAATTTTCAACTTTTTGAGACTGCTACACTCTTCATCACGGTGCTAGTTGTGGCATTTATGCTTcag GATGGGACGTCGAACTATTTTAAAGGTTTGATGCTTATTCTGAGCTATCTAATTGTCGCAGCAAGTTTCTTTGTGCATGTTGACAAGATAAACG
- the LOC108224822 gene encoding uncharacterized protein LOC108224822: MDDTMKKIQENLIEIEIEAENLLLARHQMVENDRVRNGNREALTALRKRARTTKTSVPSPFESIMKEIDGMGSNPLVKEVCATCGNHDSTEKTWMMFPGTDIFARIPFHASHTILEKDQGRLDYDANKLQSFVKEKSFFLSEKGALADKISPDVVRSMVTLTDKAK, from the exons ATGGACGACACTATGAAGAAGATACAGGAAAACTTAATTGAGATTGAGATTGAAGCAGAAAATCTCCTATTAGCACGGCACCAG atggttgaAAATGACAGAGTGAGAAATGGGAATAGAGAAGCATTGACAGCACTGAGGAAAAGGGCTCGAACAACAAAGACAAGTGTACCTTCACCttttgagtcaataatgaaggagATTGACGGAATGGGATCCAACCCTTTAGTGAAAGAGGTCTGTGCTACATGTGGCAATCATGACTCCACAgaaaagacatggatgatgttTCCTGGAACTGACATATTTGCCAGGATCCCGTTTCATGCTTCTCACACAATCTTGGAGAAAG ATCAAGGCAGACTTGACTATGATGCAAATAAGCTTCAAAGTTTTGTGAAGGAGAAATCGTTTTTTTTAAGTGAGAAAGGTGCTCTTGCCGACAAGATCAGTCCAGACGTTGTCAGATCTATGGTGACCTTAACAGACAAAGCGAAGTAA
- the LOC108224777 gene encoding uncharacterized protein LOC108224777, producing the protein MEEATDGIFQKIRAPRLEDAGLEDCALPPDSIKEAFLKAASAVRSSLLSQSDEEDESACVHDPWPSAGDSADALVGISPENSPPGSCAGRKGGEVPDRLGDKVVGGVSDADVASDEVVGVVDVAEGECCVDALKGMRIGEKKKKDSAKESDKPGLTEGYA; encoded by the coding sequence ATGGAAGAAGCAACAGACGGAATATTCCAAAAGATTCGTGCGCCGCGCCTCGAAGACGCTGGCCTCGAAGACTGTGCACTCCCGCCGGACTCGATCAAAGAAGCTTTTCTTAAAGCCGCCTCCGCAGTCCGATCTTCCCTCCTCTCTCAATCCGACGAAGAGGATGAGTCCGCGTGCGTTCACGATCCCTGGCCTAGCGCCGGAGACTCGGCCGACGCGCTTGTCGGAATATCGCCGGAGAATTCGCCGCCGGGAAGTTGCGCCGGCAGAAAAGGCGGCGAGGTGCCTGATAGGCTTGGAGATAAGGTCGTGGGAGGTGTGAGTGATGCTGACGTGGCGAGTGATGAAGTTGTGGGAGTCGTTGATGTGGCAGAAGGAGAGTGTTGTGTTGATGCATTGAAAGGAATGAGGATCggagagaagaagaagaaagacagtGCGAAGGAGAGCGATAAGCCGGGTTTAACTGAAGGTTATGCttga
- the LOC108224779 gene encoding coatomer subunit beta'-2 isoform X2: MSVQINQKAAEPLADPEDYPNLFEDWQLALGIESKVAEIRNTIPPAAKYVNHMHKSNVNRLEAFRNMYVDEEEPHQNGDLDHE; this comes from the exons ATGTCGG TGCAGATTAACCAAAAAGCTGCTGAACCTTTGGCTGATCCTGAAGATTATCCAAATTTGTTTGAGGATTGGCAACTTGCACTTGGTATTGAATCAAAAGTTGCAGAAATAAG GAATACTATTCCTCCTGCTGCGAAGTATGTAAATCACATGCATAAATCAAATGTCAATCGTCTGGAAGCATTTAGAAACATGTATGTGGACGAAGAGGAACCACATCAAAATGGTGACTTAGATCATGAG TAG
- the LOC108224779 gene encoding coatomer subunit beta'-2 isoform X1, which translates to MVAPVSLNKRLLGVGTFLKVVLHIKETSEMRTTKINQKAAEPLADPEDYPNLFEDWQLALGIESKVAEIRNTIPPAAKYVNHMHKSNVNRLEAFRNMYVDEEEPHQNGDLDHE; encoded by the exons ATGGTTGCTCCAGTCTCTTTAAACAAGCGTCTACTTGGAGTGGGGACGTTTCTAAAAGTTGTTCTACACATTAAGGAAACTAGTGAAATGCGTACAACAAAA ATTAACCAAAAAGCTGCTGAACCTTTGGCTGATCCTGAAGATTATCCAAATTTGTTTGAGGATTGGCAACTTGCACTTGGTATTGAATCAAAAGTTGCAGAAATAAG GAATACTATTCCTCCTGCTGCGAAGTATGTAAATCACATGCATAAATCAAATGTCAATCGTCTGGAAGCATTTAGAAACATGTATGTGGACGAAGAGGAACCACATCAAAATGGTGACTTAGATCATGAG TAG